The Tenuifilum thalassicum genome includes the window GCTTATACTTATAAATATCAAATAAAACGTGATTAATAATTTTAACTTTTTCTAGGGCTGTAAGACTATTATTTAGTTCCAGCCAAATATCGCGTCTAATATTTTCAATTTCTTCTAGAATTCTTTTGGGATCAAGTTCAGGGTACTGAATTTTTGAAACAAGTAAAGTGCCTTCAAGCAAATCATGATTAGGCGATGAAATCCAACTGGAAAACTCGCTTTTTAACTTGTTAAATTGGATTGAGCCAATAATTTCTTCAATCCTATTCTGAATAATAGGTTCATGAGCACTTTCCCAGGCATCTTCAAGAAAAGGAATAATCTCATTGCCCTCCTCGATGATCTTGTTGGCAACGGTTTCAAAAACGCTGGTGTCAGGATCGTCAAGAAGGGCAATAAGCGATTTTATGTAGTTAGTATCCAATTCCAAATTTATTATTCTAAGGTGGCTAACCTGTCTAATGTATTTTCAATAAGCGATTTTATGTAGGGCTTATAGTCGATATTTGCATCTTTAACAACCCTGTTCGCTATTATAGTGCATATTGTGACTGAATCGTGACCAAGCAGCTTTGAAAGCCCATTAATAGCCGAACTTTCCATTTCGAAGTTTGTGATTTTTCTACCGTTATAGTTGAATTCTACTATTTTGTCGTTAAGTTTTGGGTCGGCTAATGGAAGTCTTAGAACTCTTCCTTGAGGGCCATAAAATCCTGGTGCTGAAATGGTAACGCCAGGTATGGTGAAATCTGAAAATAGTTCTATCAGCTTTGACGACGAATGGCAAAAGTAAGGTTTTGCACATAGTGGATTCCAGTTGGTATGCTCAATAAAGGCTTTTTCCATTTCTGTGTCGCTAACTTCGTTCCTGTTAGCGTAGAAGTTAAGTAATCCATCAAAACCAATACTAGTTTCAGTCATCACAAAACCACCCAATGGAATTTCGGCTTGTAGGGCGCCAGATGTCCCTAAACGAACAAGTGTTAATCGTTTTTTCTCCGGTTTTTCAGTTCTAGTTTTGAGGTCGATATTAACTAAGGCATCTAGCTCATTAACTACAATGTCTATATTATCGGTACCTATACCAGTTGATAGAGCAGTAATTCTTTTCCCTTTGTAAGTACCAGTTACAGTTTTAAACTCACGATTCGCAACCTCAAATTCTCTGCTATCGAAAAAACTTGCTACGGTTTCAACTCTTCCTGGGTCGCCTACTAAAATAATTTTATCCGAAATGTTTTCGGGTTTGAGATGAAGGTGAAAAATGCTTCCATCGGCATTAATAATCAGTTCTGATGATTCTATTACTCTCATAATCGTACAATTTTATCCTGCAATTATAGCATAATGTTAGTTTAAAACACCAAAATTAGTAAAGTTTTTAATTGTTTTAATAAAAGATATTGATTCAAATGGTAAATTTGCAAAAAAAACAAAAACCGATGATACAACGCATACAAACACTATTCATGTTTTTAACTCTTGTTCTTTTATCGATTTTAATTTATAATCCGATTGCTACCTATTTTATTGAGCCAAATATGGATAAAATAGTCCTTAACGTGTTTGGTGTGCAGAACTCAAGTGATTTGTCGGTGGAACTATTACAAAATTATTGGTTCTTGTTTGCCTTTATTATTCTTGTAATGCTTATAACCTTTGTCACCATATTTCTTTACAAAAGAAGGGTTCTTCAAATTCGACTATGTATTGTAACAATTGTTATGCTTGTTGGATTACAGGGGGTTATGTATTACATGGTTACTGCCATTGGTCAAAATTTGCATTCAAAGCCTCATTATAACTTGGTTTTTATTTTTCCTCTTATTGCTGCTGTGCTAAACTTTTTGGCCATTCGTGGAATTGCTAAGGATGAAGCCCTTATTCGTTCGCTTGATAGGTTACGTTAGTTTTAGTGAAAATTGCAATATAACCTGCAGCAATAACTGAGCCTATTGCGGAAATCATAAAAACTGTTTTCGAGTCTGATATAAGCCAGATAGTGCCGGCTAGCGAGCTGGCAATAAGAGTTGATATACTTTGTAGGCTGTTGTATAGGCCTAATCCTGTGGCTGTTCTGCCCCTTGGTAAATTATTAGAAAGCCATGCT containing:
- a CDS encoding nucleoside phosphorylase, which translates into the protein MRVIESSELIINADGSIFHLHLKPENISDKIILVGDPGRVETVASFFDSREFEVANREFKTVTGTYKGKRITALSTGIGTDNIDIVVNELDALVNIDLKTRTEKPEKKRLTLVRLGTSGALQAEIPLGGFVMTETSIGFDGLLNFYANRNEVSDTEMEKAFIEHTNWNPLCAKPYFCHSSSKLIELFSDFTIPGVTISAPGFYGPQGRVLRLPLADPKLNDKIVEFNYNGRKITNFEMESSAINGLSKLLGHDSVTICTIIANRVVKDANIDYKPYIKSLIENTLDRLATLE
- a CDS encoding DUF4293 domain-containing protein → MIQRIQTLFMFLTLVLLSILIYNPIATYFIEPNMDKIVLNVFGVQNSSDLSVELLQNYWFLFAFIILVMLITFVTIFLYKRRVLQIRLCIVTIVMLVGLQGVMYYMVTAIGQNLHSKPHYNLVFIFPLIAAVLNFLAIRGIAKDEALIRSLDRLR